In the genome of Microcoleus sp. AS-A8, one region contains:
- a CDS encoding SDR family oxidoreductase has product MTQAQQQQELQPPQHQDHRPGSESEMTPKPQAQGSNYRAAGKLEGKVALITGGDSGIGRSVAILYAKEGADVAIMYLSEDQDAEETKRLVEAEGKRCVMIKGDIGDEQFCQQAVQQTVQELGHLDILINNAAEQHPQESIEQITAEQLERTFRTNIFSMFFMAKAALPHLKEGSTIINTTSVTAYKGNPQLLDYSSTKGAIVAFTRSLSQSLVEKKIRVNGVAPGPIWTPLIPSTFPEEKVKSFGAQVPMQRAGQPEEVAPCYVFLASDDSSYMSGQILHPNGGEVVNA; this is encoded by the coding sequence ATGACTCAGGCTCAACAACAACAGGAATTACAACCACCACAACACCAAGATCATCGACCGGGTAGTGAATCTGAAATGACACCCAAACCCCAGGCACAGGGTTCTAATTATCGGGCTGCTGGGAAACTAGAAGGCAAAGTGGCTCTAATTACGGGTGGTGATAGCGGCATTGGTCGTTCAGTAGCAATCCTCTACGCTAAAGAAGGAGCTGATGTAGCAATCATGTACCTCAGCGAAGACCAGGATGCAGAAGAAACAAAGCGACTGGTGGAAGCCGAAGGCAAGCGCTGTGTGATGATCAAGGGGGATATAGGAGACGAGCAGTTCTGCCAACAGGCGGTACAGCAAACGGTTCAGGAGTTGGGGCACCTGGATATTCTCATTAACAACGCCGCAGAACAGCATCCCCAAGAGAGCATTGAACAGATCACAGCCGAGCAACTGGAACGCACCTTCCGCACCAATATTTTTAGTATGTTTTTCATGGCCAAAGCCGCTCTACCCCACCTGAAGGAAGGTAGTACCATCATCAATACCACGTCCGTCACTGCCTACAAGGGCAATCCTCAACTGTTGGACTACTCTTCCACTAAGGGTGCGATCGTTGCCTTTACTCGCTCTCTATCGCAATCCTTGGTTGAGAAGAAAATTCGCGTGAATGGTGTGGCTCCCGGCCCCATCTGGACTCCCTTAATTCCCTCCACGTTTCCTGAGGAAAAGGTGAAGAGCTTCGGCGCACAAGTACCCATGCAGCGAGCTGGACAACCCGAAGAAGTGGCTCCTTGCTATGTGTTTTTGGCTTCGGATGATTCCTCCTATATGTCAGGTCAAATTCTCCATCCCAATGGTGGTGAAGTTGTGAACGCCTAG
- a CDS encoding contact-dependent growth inhibition system immunity protein, which yields MYDGDGKNASYKEVVKDFKANNPAATVNQAIQELESFLNQNLSEQELHKIVVHELGANFRAAGARLTYQQWLNSVLDILKT from the coding sequence ATGTATGATGGGGACGGGAAAAATGCATCATACAAAGAGGTTGTAAAAGATTTTAAAGCCAATAATCCTGCTGCAACAGTAAATCAAGCCATTCAAGAATTAGAATCGTTTCTAAACCAGAATTTGTCCGAGCAGGAGCTACACAAAATTGTAGTTCATGAACTCGGAGCTAATTTTCGTGCTGCTGGAGCAAGACTAACTTATCAACAATGGTTGAACTCTGTTTTAGATATCCTCAAGACTTAA
- a CDS encoding ribulose bisphosphate carboxylase small subunit — translation MSYYISPRFLNKLAVHITKNYLDLPGVRVPLILGIHGRKGEGKSFQCELVFERMGVEAVHMSAGELESPDAGDPARLIRLRYREAAELIRVRGKMAVLMINDLDAGAGRFDQGTQYTVNTQLVNGTLMNIADNPTDVQLPGSYDSTPLHRVPILVTGNDFSTLYAPLIRDGRMEKFYWEPDREDRIGVVSGIFSEDGLPRQQIEQLVDTFPGQPIDFFSALRSRIYDEQILHFIQKIGFERISSRIVNSAEEAPTFPKPNFNLSRLIEFGNLLRGEQKQVENMGLVREYNQALSPQQKNQQPQDISRPASRRPENSQADTQNELINQPISANGSNGLNSSRTPSKPVPNGPLDLETQEQIRELLAQGYRLSIEHANDRRVRNNAWQSGASFQGDEASQIIIDLAELLAEHNGEYVRLIGFDPKAKRRVLEKIVQRPN, via the coding sequence ATGAGCTACTACATTTCTCCCCGCTTTTTAAACAAACTTGCCGTTCACATCACCAAAAATTATCTCGACCTCCCAGGAGTGCGCGTTCCCTTAATTCTCGGTATTCATGGACGCAAGGGAGAGGGAAAATCCTTTCAATGCGAGTTAGTCTTTGAGCGCATGGGAGTTGAAGCCGTCCACATGTCGGCGGGTGAATTAGAAAGCCCAGATGCAGGAGATCCAGCACGTTTAATCCGCCTGCGCTATCGAGAAGCGGCTGAACTCATCCGGGTACGCGGCAAAATGGCTGTCCTGATGATCAACGACTTAGATGCAGGGGCAGGGCGCTTCGATCAAGGGACTCAATACACAGTAAATACCCAGTTGGTAAACGGCACATTGATGAATATTGCCGATAATCCAACTGATGTGCAACTCCCTGGTAGTTATGACTCAACACCACTCCATCGCGTACCAATTTTGGTAACAGGAAATGACTTTTCTACTCTATATGCGCCGTTAATCCGAGATGGTCGGATGGAGAAGTTTTACTGGGAACCCGATCGCGAAGACAGAATTGGTGTTGTTAGCGGTATCTTTTCAGAAGATGGGCTACCTCGTCAACAGATTGAACAACTTGTTGATACCTTTCCAGGTCAACCTATCGATTTCTTTAGTGCGTTGCGATCGCGTATTTACGATGAACAAATCCTGCATTTCATCCAAAAAATTGGGTTTGAGCGCATCTCTTCCCGTATCGTGAATAGTGCAGAAGAAGCGCCAACGTTTCCCAAACCAAATTTTAATCTGTCTCGCTTAATTGAATTTGGGAACCTGTTGAGGGGTGAACAGAAGCAGGTAGAAAATATGGGGCTTGTCAGGGAGTACAATCAAGCTCTATCTCCACAGCAGAAAAATCAACAGCCTCAAGATATATCTCGTCCAGCTAGCCGAAGACCAGAAAACTCACAAGCAGATACTCAAAATGAGTTAATCAATCAGCCAATCAGCGCTAACGGTTCCAACGGATTAAACAGTTCCAGAACGCCAAGCAAACCCGTACCGAATGGGCCATTGGATTTAGAAACTCAGGAGCAAATTCGTGAGCTTTTGGCTCAAGGGTATCGCCTAAGTATCGAACATGCCAACGACCGTCGAGTCCGGAATAATGCGTGGCAAAGTGGTGCCTCATTCCAGGGAGATGAAGCATCGCAAATAATCATCGACTTGGCAGAACTCCTAGCTGAACACAACGGCGAATATGTACGATTGATTGGCTTCGACCCCAAGGCCAAACGGCGGGTTTTGGAAAAGATTGTCCAACGACCAAACTGA